Part of the Streptococcaceae bacterium ESL0687 genome is shown below.
CGTATCGGGCGTCTTGCATTCCGTCGTATTCAAGAAATCGAAGGTGTTGAAGTTGCTCGTATCAACGATCTAACTAACCCAGAAATGCTTGCTCACCTTTTAAAATATGATTCAACTCAAGGTCGTTTCGACGGTTCTGTTGAAGTTGCTGAAGGTGGATTTAACGTTAACGGTAAATTCGTTAAAGTTTCTGCTGAAGCTGACCCAACAAAAATCGATTGGAAAAACGATGACGTTCAAATCGTTCTTGAAGCAACTGGATTCTTCGCTTCTAAAGAAAAAGCTGAACTTCACCTTCACGAAAATGGAGCTCAAAAAGTTGTAATCACTGCACCTGGTGGAGCTGATGTTAAAACTATCGTTTTCAACACTAACCATGATGTACTTGATGGAACTGAAACAGTAATCTCTGCTGGTTCATGTACTACTAACTGTCTTGCACCAATGGCTGACGCTCTTAACAAAGAATTCGGTCTTAAAGCTGGTACAATGACTACAGTTCACGGTTACACTGGTGACCAAATGCTTCTTGACGGTCCTCACCGTGGTGGAGACTTCCGTCGTGCGCGTGCTGCTGCAATCAACATCGTTCCTAACTCAACTGGTGCTGCTAAAGCTATCGGTCTTGTAATCCCTGAGTTAAACGGTAAACTTTCAGGTCACGCACAACGTGTTCCAATCCCAACTGGATCACTTACTGAACTTGTAAGCATCCTTGGTAAAGAAGTTACTGTTGAAGAAGTAAACGAAGTTATGGCTAAAGCTGCTAACGAGTCTTACGGATACAACACTGACGATATCGTTTCATCTGACATCGTTGGTATGTCATTTGGATCACTTTTCGATGCTACTCAAACAGAAATCATCACTGGTGATGACAATGCACAACTAGTTAAAACTGTTGCTTGGTATGACAACGAAATGTCATACACTTCACAACTAGTTCGTACTCTTGAGTACTTCGCAAAAATCGCTAAATAAGACATCTTATTAACGATAAAAATAAGGGAGGCTTAATAGCTTCCCTTTTTTAAATTTAATTTAAAGGAGAAAAAATGGAAACACCTAAATGCCCATCATGCTCATGCGAATATACTTATGAATTATCTGATACAACTTACGGATGTCCTGATTGTGGACTTGAGTTTACAGCTGATGATTTAGCTGCTACAGAAACTGAAGATAAGTTTGTTGTTTTAGATAGCGAAGGTAATGAACTTAACACAGGAGACACTGTAGTAATCATTAAAGACCTTCCAGTTAAGGGTATGCCAAAACCAATCAAAAAGGGTACAAAAGTTAAAAACATCCGTATCAATGAGTTTGGTAAAAATGGTCACAACATCGATTCTAAGATTGATGGATTTGGATCAATCGGACTTAAAGGTTCAGTTGTAAAATTATCTAAGTAAAAAACACATTTACTACTTAACAAAAGATGAGTATGTGCTATAATAATCAATGTATATAAGTAGCTAAATCATTTGATTTTAAAAGGAGAAAAAATGGCTAAATTAACTGTTAAAGATGTAGATCTTAAAGGTAAGAAAGTTCTTGTCCGTGTTGACTTTAACGTTCCCCTAAAAGACGGAGTTATCACTAACGATAACCGTATCACTGCAGCACTACCAACAATCAAATACATCGTTGATCACGGTGGACGTGCTATCCTCTTCTCTCACCTTGGACGTGTTAAAACTGAAGAAGATAAAGCAGGAAAATCTCTTGCTCCAGTAGCAAAAGCTTTATCTGAAAAACTTGGTCAAGAAGTTGTTTTCGTTCCTGAAACTCGTGGAGCTGAACTTGAAAAAGCTGTTAACGATCTTAAAGACGGACAAGTTCTTCTTGTTGAAAACACTCGTTTTGAAGACATCGACGGTAAAAAAGAATCTGGAAACGATCCAGAACTTGCTAAATACTGGGCTAACCTTGGAGACGGAATCTTCGTTAACGATGCATTCGGTACTGCTCACCGTGCCCACGCTTCAAACGTTGGTATCTCTAAAAACGTTGATAAAGCAGTAGCAGGATTCTTACTTGAAAACGAAATCGAGTACATCCAAAACGCTGTTGACAACCCAGTTCGTCCATTCGTTGCAATCCTTGGTGGATCTAAAGTATCTGACAAGATTGGTGTTATCGAAAACCTTCTTAAAAAAGCTGATAAAGTCCTTATCGGTGGAGGTATGACTTACACATTCTTCAAAGCTCAAGGAATTGAAATCGGAAACTCTCTAGTTGAAGAAGACAAACTTGACCTTGCTCGCGAACTTCTAGAAAAATCTAACGGAAAACTAATCCTTCCAGACGATTCTAAAGAAGCTAACGGATTTGCTGACTACACTGAAATCAAAGATACTGAAGGTAAAGCAATCGATGCTGGATTCATGGGTCTTGATATCGGTCCTAAAGCTATCTCTCAATTCGGTAAAGAAATCGAAGGCGCTAAAACTGTAGTATGGAACGGACCTATGGGTGTATTTGAAAACCCTGACTTCCAAGCTGGTACTATCGGAGTTATGGACGCTATCGTTTCACAACCAGATTGTAAATCAATCATTGGTGGTGGAGATTCAGCAGCAGCTGCAATCAACCTAGGATACGCTGACAGATTCTCATGGATCTCTACTGGTGGTGGAGCTTCTATGGAACTTCTTGAAGGTAAAGTTCTTCCAGGACTTGACGCCCTTACAGATAAATAATTAATAAAAAGAATCTTGATTTAATCAAGATTCTTTTTTTAAGTTTAACCTAAGTTTATCTTTAGCTTTGCTTAAGCTTATGGATTTATACTAAAGCCACTCCTAAAACAACAGCTTTAAAAACTGTATAAAAACTTTTTTCATAAATAAACTCCCGAAAATCGCTAGAAGCCCTCTAGCGATTTTTCCTGTTTTCATTTATCTTTTATTAGAAGCTAGTTGTTTGGTTTTTGAAGGGATTTAAAGATATATTATTTTAAGTTTAATCTAAGTTTATCTTTAGCTTTGCTTAAGCTTATGGATTTATACTAAAGTCACTCCTAAAACAACAGCTTTAAAACTGTATAAAAACTTTTTTCATAAATAAACTCCCGAAAGTCGCTAGCATCCCACTAGCGATTTTTCCTGTTTTATTAGAAGCTAGTTGTTTGGTTTTTGAAGGGATTTAAAGGTATATTATTTTAAGTTTAATCTAAGTTTATCTTTAGCTTTGCTTAAGCTTAGGGACTTATACTAAAGTCACTCCTAAAACAACAGCTTTAAAACTGTATAAAAACTTTTTTCATAAATAAACTCCCGAAAGTCGCTAGCATCCCACTAGCGATTTTTCCTGTTTTATTAGAAGCTAGTTGTTTATTTTTTGAAAGAATTTAAAGGTATATTATTTTAAGTTTAATTAATCTAGCGATTTTTCCTGTTTTATTAGAAGCTAGTTGTTTATTTTTTGAAAGAATTTAAAGGTATATTATTTTAATTTAATCTAAGTTTATCTTTAGCTTTGCTTAAGCTTACGGACTTATACTAAAGTCACTCCTAAAACAACAGCTTTATAACTGTATAAAAACTTTTTTCATAAATAAACTCCCGAGAATCGCTAGCATCCCACTAGCGATTTTTTCTGCTTTTAAATTACTTTTCTTTCAAAGGCATCTGATGAAATTCCTTTTGATAGGATATCGCGGGCCCATTCTTTGGCTGACCACAGTGAATGATCACGGTAGTTACCACAAGATTCAATAGTGGTCCCAGGGACGTCTTCCCAAGTAATACCATCTGCAATTTCTTCAAGAGATGATTTAATAACTCGTGCGATTTCTTCACTAGTTGGCTCGCCCCACATAATCATATGAAAACCAGTTCGACAGCCAAAGGGACTGCAGTCAATCATTCCATCAATTCTATCGCGGATAAGACTTGCAAGGAGGTGTTCAATTGTGTGGAGTCCTCCTGTTGGAATTTCTTGAACATTAGGTTGAACCAAGCGAACATCAAAATTTGTAATAACATCACCACGAGGACCTTCTTCGCTTGCAATAAGTCGGACGTAAGGTGCTAGCACTTTAGTGTGGTCAAGTTGGAAGCTTTCTACTTCAGCCATAGTTTTCTCCTTTAAAGTTAATTATAATATAAATCTATTATACCAGTTTTAATTACTTAATATGTTTATAATTTTTATTTATATAAAAAACAAGTTATGTAGGACTACCAGAGTTAATGAAAATTTTAATAAACTTTTTTAACAAACCTTGTGTTCATAATAAAAATTGGGTACAATTGTTATTAGTTACGTTCAAATTTATTAGGTGTAGTATAGCATATTATATTACTTATAATTTAATTTTAAATATTGGTAGGGTGGGAAATGACTTTTAGTGAAGATAAGAAAATTAAGCAATTACAACTGCTAGAACTTGAAGCTTTGAAGGAAATTAAGGCAATAATGGATAGTAAAGGTTATCCTTTTTTTTTACGGGGTGGATCAGTTATGGGAGCGGTCAAGTATCAGGGATTTGTGCCCTGGGATGATGATGTCGATATAGCAATTCCAAGGCCATACTATAAGGAAGCAATTGAGCTTATGCAAGAAGGTCTATCTGACAAGTTTTGGGTAGCCGCATATTCAGATGACTTTAATTCTTTTTGTTATTTCCCGCGTGTCTTCTTAAAAGAGGAAGTTAGGGTGGAGCTTGGAATTCCAAAGAATAATCATTTGGGACTTTGTTTAATTGACTGCCTTCCACTTGATTCAGGACCACAAAATAAATTGGCCTTAAAATTCTATCAATTTAGAGTTTTATACTTAAGGGCCATTGCTTCAACCTTTACCTTAGAAAATAAGGATACTGTGAAGACGAAAAGTCCAATGGTTTATAAGGTTGTTAAGGCCTTAAAAGCTCTTAGATTAAATTCACGTGAAACACAGAATCAAATCTATGATAAATTAGATGATCTTTATACATCAATAGACTATGCGGACTCACCGGTTAAGGGGACTGTTACAGGTTCACTTTCCTTTAAGGAATTGTTTGACTCAGAAGTATGGGGCAAAGGTAAAATGCTTCAATTTGAAGATACTGAGATGCTTGTTCCAGATGATTTTGATTTTTATTTGAAGAAGCTTTACGGACAAAATTATGCTACAGAAGAGCCAGATTATAAAAAGTCTCACCAAGAAGATAGAACCCATTAAGAAATATAAAAAGTAGACGTGTAAAAGAAAAAGGCAGGTAGAGAAAAAGTAATGATTTCCTTTGTAACATTAAATTTTAATTCAGAAGATGAAATTGATTTAGCAGTAGCTAGCATAAGAGAAAAGGTAGCAAATGATTACAAGATTGTAATTGTTGATAATGATAGTCCTGATAAATCAGGTCAAAGGCTCAAAGACAAGTATGCTAGTGATGATAAAATTGAGGTCATCTTAAACCAAGAGAATGCAGGTTTTGCAAGGGGAATGAATGTTGGTTTCAGAAGGGCACTGGCAGAAAATCCTGATTTTATAGCAATCATGAATCCAGATTCTCACCTGGAATCTAATAATTTTGATCAAGCCATTGAAGAAATCTATGCCAGAGAAAACTTTGCAGCCTACGGGCCTGATATTAATGTTGGTGGAACAAATCAACACCAAAATCCTAAGAAAGGGGACTGGGTTTCAAAAGAGGCTGTTAAGAAGCGTATTAAAACAGCCCAGTCTAAGATTGACCATCCTTATTACGCCCTGGTGAGAAACCGACTTGCTAATTTTGTAAGAAACAACAAGTCTTATAATGATGGGGATTTTTGGAAGGAAGCACAAGAGGGAATTCAACTTCACGGAGCCTTTGTTGTCTTTTCTAAGCAATTTTTTGAATGGCGTGACTATGCCTTTGATGAAAATACCTTCTTCTACATGGAAATGCAGATTTTATTTTATGAGATGGAAAAAGCTGGCTTAAAATCATATTATTCACCAGAGTTAAAGGTTATTCATGATAAAAGTAGCTCTACTAAAAAATCACACAGTGATTTCTTTAAGAGAAATAAATTCCAAAATGAGAATCTAGTAAAATCATGTACCTACTACCTAAGTCTTTTAGAAAAAGATGAAATCTAAGCTGTAAAGGCTTATAAGAGAGAAATTGAAGATGAAGATAAAGTTTGTTATTCCAAGAAATACAGATAAGCCATCTGGTGGAATGAAGGTAATGTATGATTATGCCAATGAGATGTCAAGGCATGGCCATGAGGTTGAAATTTTATTTGTTGGAGATTCAGACTATAAAATCAGACCAAAGAATAACCTTAAAATTTTAAAGCATTTTTATGATTATGCTAAAACCAAAGGGGATCAAAAAAAGATAAGTTGGTATCCTGTTGATGAAAAAATTAAGATATCAAGTTCCTTTCACTTTAAACCAAGGGAGCTCAAGGATTATGAGAGGGTTATCTGCTTCCGATTTGATATTGTTTTAAGCATTGCTGATAGGGTGGATAATTTAAAAAATTATTTCTATCTTATCCAACATGATGAAAAGGTCTACTATAAGGAAGAAATTATCAGGGAAGCCTGGAAGCTTCCAATGAAGAAGATTGTGGTAAGTTCATGGCTTAAAAGAGAGGTTGAAAAATATAGCTCAGAGGTTTATTTAGTTAAGAACTATACTGACGAATCAAAATTTTACTTAACCAAACCTATTGAAGATAGAAAACCAATCGTTTCAATGATTTACCATACCAATCCCTACAAGGGAACGGCTACAGGAATAGAGGCCCTAGAGTTAGCCTACAAACGCTATCCTAAGTTTGAAGCCCAGCTCTTTGGTGTTTTTGATCAGCCTGAAAATTTACCAGCTTTTATTAAATATTTAGGAAAAAGATCAGGTGATCAGCTGAGAGATGAGGTCTATAATGAGTCTTCTATCTACTTGTTCCCCTCTGTTCTTGAAGGATGGGGTCTTGTGGCTACGGAAGCTATGGCTTGTGGGGCTGCTCTTGTAACTACTAAAAATGGTGGTTCAGATGATTTTGCCCTTAATGAGCAAACGGCTCTTGTTAATGAGGTAGGGGATGCAGCAGGTATGGCTGAAAGTATCGTGAGGATTCTCAAAGACCAAGATTTGAGGCAGAAGCTTGCAAATAATGCCGTTGAAAGCATAAAAAACCTGACCCTGGCAAATAGTTACAATAATTTGATGAAAGTTTTAGAAGATTAGGAGTGGAGTAAGAGTGCCTTTAGAAAAACCAAAATATTTTGACGAATTATCTTTAGTTGTTTTGAATTATAATTCATTTGATGACACCATTAAATGTGTTGAGCAACTACTAAGTTTTTCTGAAAACTTTAATATTATTGTTGTTGATAAT
Proteins encoded:
- a CDS encoding S-ribosylhomocysteine lyase, producing the protein MAEVESFQLDHTKVLAPYVRLIASEEGPRGDVITNFDVRLVQPNVQEIPTGGLHTIEHLLASLIRDRIDGMIDCSPFGCRTGFHMIMWGEPTSEEIARVIKSSLEEIADGITWEDVPGTTIESCGNYRDHSLWSAKEWARDILSKGISSDAFERKVI
- a CDS encoding phosphoglycerate kinase; the encoded protein is MAKLTVKDVDLKGKKVLVRVDFNVPLKDGVITNDNRITAALPTIKYIVDHGGRAILFSHLGRVKTEEDKAGKSLAPVAKALSEKLGQEVVFVPETRGAELEKAVNDLKDGQVLLVENTRFEDIDGKKESGNDPELAKYWANLGDGIFVNDAFGTAHRAHASNVGISKNVDKAVAGFLLENEIEYIQNAVDNPVRPFVAILGGSKVSDKIGVIENLLKKADKVLIGGGMTYTFFKAQGIEIGNSLVEEDKLDLARELLEKSNGKLILPDDSKEANGFADYTEIKDTEGKAIDAGFMGLDIGPKAISQFGKEIEGAKTVVWNGPMGVFENPDFQAGTIGVMDAIVSQPDCKSIIGGGDSAAAAINLGYADRFSWISTGGGASMELLEGKVLPGLDALTDK
- a CDS encoding glycosyltransferase family 4 protein, with protein sequence MKIKFVIPRNTDKPSGGMKVMYDYANEMSRHGHEVEILFVGDSDYKIRPKNNLKILKHFYDYAKTKGDQKKISWYPVDEKIKISSSFHFKPRELKDYERVICFRFDIVLSIADRVDNLKNYFYLIQHDEKVYYKEEIIREAWKLPMKKIVVSSWLKREVEKYSSEVYLVKNYTDESKFYLTKPIEDRKPIVSMIYHTNPYKGTATGIEALELAYKRYPKFEAQLFGVFDQPENLPAFIKYLGKRSGDQLRDEVYNESSIYLFPSVLEGWGLVATEAMACGAALVTTKNGGSDDFALNEQTALVNEVGDAAGMAESIVRILKDQDLRQKLANNAVESIKNLTLANSYNNLMKVLED
- a CDS encoding LicD family protein; its protein translation is MTFSEDKKIKQLQLLELEALKEIKAIMDSKGYPFFLRGGSVMGAVKYQGFVPWDDDVDIAIPRPYYKEAIELMQEGLSDKFWVAAYSDDFNSFCYFPRVFLKEEVRVELGIPKNNHLGLCLIDCLPLDSGPQNKLALKFYQFRVLYLRAIASTFTLENKDTVKTKSPMVYKVVKALKALRLNSRETQNQIYDKLDDLYTSIDYADSPVKGTVTGSLSFKELFDSEVWGKGKMLQFEDTEMLVPDDFDFYLKKLYGQNYATEEPDYKKSHQEDRTH
- a CDS encoding glycosyltransferase, yielding MISFVTLNFNSEDEIDLAVASIREKVANDYKIVIVDNDSPDKSGQRLKDKYASDDKIEVILNQENAGFARGMNVGFRRALAENPDFIAIMNPDSHLESNNFDQAIEEIYARENFAAYGPDINVGGTNQHQNPKKGDWVSKEAVKKRIKTAQSKIDHPYYALVRNRLANFVRNNKSYNDGDFWKEAQEGIQLHGAFVVFSKQFFEWRDYAFDENTFFYMEMQILFYEMEKAGLKSYYSPELKVIHDKSSSTKKSHSDFFKRNKFQNENLVKSCTYYLSLLEKDEI
- a CDS encoding zinc ribbon domain-containing protein YjdM, which translates into the protein METPKCPSCSCEYTYELSDTTYGCPDCGLEFTADDLAATETEDKFVVLDSEGNELNTGDTVVIIKDLPVKGMPKPIKKGTKVKNIRINEFGKNGHNIDSKIDGFGSIGLKGSVVKLSK
- the gap gene encoding type I glyceraldehyde-3-phosphate dehydrogenase translates to MVIKVGINGFGRIGRLAFRRIQEIEGVEVARINDLTNPEMLAHLLKYDSTQGRFDGSVEVAEGGFNVNGKFVKVSAEADPTKIDWKNDDVQIVLEATGFFASKEKAELHLHENGAQKVVITAPGGADVKTIVFNTNHDVLDGTETVISAGSCTTNCLAPMADALNKEFGLKAGTMTTVHGYTGDQMLLDGPHRGGDFRRARAAAINIVPNSTGAAKAIGLVIPELNGKLSGHAQRVPIPTGSLTELVSILGKEVTVEEVNEVMAKAANESYGYNTDDIVSSDIVGMSFGSLFDATQTEIITGDDNAQLVKTVAWYDNEMSYTSQLVRTLEYFAKIAK